One Aegilops tauschii subsp. strangulata cultivar AL8/78 chromosome 7, Aet v6.0, whole genome shotgun sequence genomic window carries:
- the LOC109754162 gene encoding ethylene-responsive transcription factor ERF098-like, with protein MSIRRLRASDFRGVRERRSGAFSSEIWFREKRLILGTFDTAEEAAYAHDAAAWRLLRHRPNMNFPNVSSQRAQDLAPLPRVFTDEDLHVHRRRQRRLAIAEKDVEALVVWRGGFPQDIIDER; from the coding sequence ATGTCGATCCGCCGCTTGCGCGCTTCGGATTTTCGCGGAGTCCGCGAGCGCCGCTCTGGCGCCTTCTCCTCCGAGATCTGGTTTCGCGAGAAACGTCTCATCCTCGGCACCTTCGACACCGCAGAGGAGGCGGCCTACGCGCATGACGCGGCCGCGTGGCGCCTCCTGAGGCATCGTCCGAATATGAATTTTCCCAACGTGTCGAGCCAGCGGGCCCAGGATCTGGCGCCTCTCCCGCGGGTTTTCACCGACGAGGATCTTCATGTCCATCGGAGGCGGCAGCGTCGCCTCGCCATCGCGGAGAAGGATGTGGAAGCCTTGGTGGTGTGGCGCGGaggcttcccgcaggacatcatcgaCGAGCGCTAG